AAACGAGCGGATTCGAATACTAAGAGGCAAAATAGATTTAGACactattttaaagaattaagtTTAGATTTTAACCCGACTGCTTGTAAATTAGCCTgtactattttaaatttgagttgTAATTGAATCAGAAATAAGAAGTGTTATTGctcaaaatgattttatacACTACAAGCTTTAAGAGACTTATTGAGGATATTGAATAATTATAAAGTACATTTTCTcgccttttttctaaaacaaataGCAGCTGAATAATGGTATTGTATATAGCTCATTATTTAGCGATTTAATAAGTCACAACGTGGTCATCTCcattgcttttttatttatggtttctattaaaataaatatcaaataaaacgACGTCGATGATGTTATGATTCCATAGTAATTAGGGAAGCTATGATTAGAGATTTTATGTGTACAATCCATAGCCCTCCTataagatttaatttaatcaataaagGCAAAAAGATGCTAAGCAGCGGAAATTAATATAACTGCATTTTctcatttgatattttaatgtattaatGCTAATTTACACTCAATAATATAACAAATCCCTTGTCCAATGCCATTTTTTTTCCCGTTAAATTAAAACTAGTTTAATTCATATAGACActaaaaagatatttaatgtaggaaaagtaattacaAAACAATGAAATGACACAATGTTGAACCTCAGTcctcaaataaattatttaagcaTCGCCGATTCTAGAACATCgcttgaatattttctttcatttatttaaaacaggGCAGTATTTTACCACCCCTCtggagaaatttaaaaagaaaaatcgttGAACATGTAGCAGAAGCTATGTTCAAATTTAAGGCTAAGCTTTTTTGACTGTTCAATCAACAATCGCTTCGATTCTAAGCATACTAATGACGCTGTCGCCATCTTCGCAACGTTTCCCGAAACACTAACGTCTCGAAATTGCACCATTGTTGGCCTGGTTGGGATACAAACTACAAGATCCTACAGTTTTCTATATCATGTTAAAATACTACTTGCATATATTATGGAAGGAAATTGATCGGACTTTATgtatgtaatatatttataacaaattattttatgaaaaaattgcaaaaaaacgtaagagaaattcgaaaattgtgttttttctaaataactgaAACTGTACCTTAAAACTACTCCCCTAAATGAGTTATTTTTCTTGCACTTAACCAAGTTTGTATTTATTACCATTAATCAAATTCCCATCTTAAACATCCTTATCTTGGACGCACTGTATATGATTAAAAGTGTATGTCACGATAGCTGTGACTTGCGTGAATTTAAAGTCTAGCTATGCAAGTCAAatgtttaatatattatattcttaaataaaaaattgaaaacaaggTTTATAGTTGCATAATAATCCATCtgtataaaaattgatttcagAAGGCGATACAATACTCAAAGTTATATCTATTATTTCATGATGCTtactcatattttttaaaagtaggTATCGATTTTTACCGTTTTTATGCATTGGTTGcatgaaataataattgtaaccAGATGTCATACTCCATGAAATTAAGATACGTCGCTGTAGTATCTGCTATTCAAGATTTCATAACATTAGATACATATAGGCACTTATGTTATTATCTCATTAACTTAAATGTTTATATATCCGTTCTGCCGAATCCAATGATTTGGCATTTTTTAAGCGTCAAATAAGATAAGAACTCGCGATTTCTAGTGGGACGCGACTGTGAAATTTTGATGCAATGGCTTGTTGCACGTCTATTCTATTTTGGGGTGTTTTAACTGCAATTGCTATAAAGgtattcattaaattaagaaCAGGATGGTGCAAAAGTAACGTATGTTTGGTAGGGAAGACAGTTATTGTGACTGGAGCAAATTCCGGTAAGATTTTTCTTAtcttttacttaaataatttgagaCTTCTGTTTCAACATTAAGTTATGTTAGAAACTTCGATAATGCgtcaaattatcatttaatgaTTGCTAATTATTATCTCTTTTGTTAAATCGCCTTTAATATTTGTGGCAATATGGTGAAACGAGAATATACACACTATTCAGAAGTAAATAGATAAACCCTTTCCATCTCGTCCAAATAAGATTCCAAAAGACATAATTCCTAATAGATAACCATTTTGGAATTATCCAAATAAATAACAGGCTCATGGAAGAACATTGTTTCCTCACAGTCAATAGATTTTAGAGggatggaaaaatattttgtacaaTAATTGTGATATTTAACCCGCGTACTGGAAAAAAAGACCgagtttttgttcaaatttgaacCATTTGTCTCGAAGAGCTCGGAAAATTCCCCCACTCTAGGAATGCTTTGCGATCGGAATACTGAAGGTTATCTTGTTGGTGTTTGAATATAGCTGGGATAGAgtcaaattatatttgaagGTAATAATGGAGTTCATATGATCCGccgaaaataattgaaatctcTAGCTATGGAACTTGCAAAACCCCATTTAAAAATGCGTCGACAGATGAGTAATCTACCCACAACAATGAAGCTGCGTTTTAACGAAACTTTAAAAGTTTCAGAACCAGAAAATGCTGCTATTATTACAAGAGCCAATCGTGGGCGATGCCAATTCTGTACGTGGAAGAACAGAGCTACTAGAACCCATTGCATGAAATGCAAGAAATACATATGTCGTGAACATACATTCCTTCCTGTCCAGCTTGTGCgcaagaaaatcaaaattctcttctattaatgttatttttttttaatttacttgtttgtttatttttctaacttAGAATGGCATTCTTTCGTGGacaaaaaataactaattcagaaaatattttttaaatgtatttttaaaatttagtgtGCATTAATTACTTGTAATTAGCAGAAAATAAGCCTTttcttttgttaataattgtCCAAAAAAACGTTCATCATCAAAAATGCTGTGCCGGTCTTTTCGACCGTGCGCGTTATTTTCTTTCACGCGAATTCTCGTGGGTTAAGTACAAATCGTTTTCAGGTATTGGATATGAAGCGGCAGAAGACTTTGCCAAACGTGGTGCCAGAGTTATTTTAGCTTGTCGAAATGAAGGCAAAGGAAAAGACGCAGAAGAACGAATTAAAAAAGCTACAAATAACAACAACATCATATACAAACATTTGGATCTAGCTTCATTGAAGTCCGTGAGACAATTTGCAGAAGACATAAACAAGACTGAGAAAAGGTATgttggaaacatttttgatatgGTATTGCACATATCAAAATGTGTCTTCTTAAGTTAAGTGTATTTTCACATAACGGCTTAACATTTACAGGTTAGACATTCTATTGAATAATGCTGGATCAGGGTTTCAAGATCCAGCAAAAAGTGAAGATGGCTTTCAATTAAACATGGCTGGCAACTATTTTGGACACTTCTTACTGACAAATTTACTCTTAGGTAAATCTATCCAAACCACCCTAAACAATAATGTTAAATAGAACTTCATTCTAGACTTGCTCAAACAGACAGAAAATTCACGAATTGTAAATGTGTCTTCGGAAGCCGCTAAGATGGTTGGGTCAATAGATGTCAATAAAGTGAACGCCTTTCCGGAAAATGAACGTTTCGCATCTTGggaaatttatggaaaaagtaaagcatgcaatattttatttactatacACCTGGCAGAAAAGCTAAAGGGAACAACTGTAACTACTTACTCTTTACATCCAGGTGTAGTAAATACCAATATCTTTAAGACTATGTCTAAGTGGACCCggtttatatttattgctatttttaaatgggTTTGGAAGGTAAAATCTATTCACttgcttatttttaatttctacattCCCTATAATTTTCAGAGTTCATTAGAAGGTGCACAAACCAGTATCTATTGCAGTGTGGctaagaatattgaaaatctatCTGGCGAACATTTCGAAAACTGTCATGTTGTGGACAGATACAACAATCTTCGCGATCCAGATTTGCCTAAAAAATTGTGGGAAGTCAGTAccaattttgtgaatttaaaatcttaagaCATTTCGTTAATCGGTATAGTATgcgattattattttttatgaatatttttttatcttaagatgcacttgtaataaaaaattatgtattactgaataaactaaaatatttgaaaataatcatgtagttttgagtaattttaagtTCTACTTAATTGTGAaggaaaaaacataaacaattcaattaacGTACCACAAACTTTAGCTGCGTTTAAGGATTTCAAGTTTTAAGATcatcaaattatttcaacaaacGAAAATCTATAAAAGCAGATCTCTGAATTAAACTACAACAGCTCTCCTGAAAGTCTTTAAATTTTGGATGTTTCTTATATGATAAGGTAAACTGTTGTAAGGATTAACAACCCAATAATATGgcccttttttaaaaagtaaaggGTCATGAGTGTGTGCTCTAAGGTCAATATGCCCTGTCGTCTCCGAATGTATACTTTCTTCACATAAGTCTGTATTTCTTGCTAAAAGAACAGAACTTCGTGTGCTCCATGTTTA
The DNA window shown above is from Euwallacea similis isolate ESF13 chromosome 2, ESF131.1, whole genome shotgun sequence and carries:
- the LOC136418808 gene encoding retinol dehydrogenase 11-like — protein: MACCTSILFWGVLTAIAIKVFIKLRTGWCKSNVCLVGKTVIVTGANSGIGYEAAEDFAKRGARVILACRNEGKGKDAEERIKKATNNNNIIYKHLDLASLKSVRQFAEDINKTEKRLDILLNNAGSGFQDPAKSEDGFQLNMAGNYFGHFLLTNLLLDLLKQTENSRIVNVSSEAAKMVGSIDVNKVNAFPENERFASWEIYGKSKACNILFTIHLAEKLKGTTVTTYSLHPGVVNTNIFKTMSKWTRFIFIAIFKWVWKSSLEGAQTSIYCSVAKNIENLSGEHFENCHVVDRYNNLRDPDLPKKLWEVSTNFVNLKS